One genomic segment of Helianthus annuus cultivar XRQ/B chromosome 14, HanXRQr2.0-SUNRISE, whole genome shotgun sequence includes these proteins:
- the LOC110909285 gene encoding potassium channel SKOR isoform X2 — protein sequence MRSEIARRSTTVEEAEERRREYRVEDLRDGERLGKRRNVFTLLEWDLGLDSTHRGFNTDKVFDGIKGFYIPPQNRWYRTWEKVILVWAIYSSFFTPMEFGFFRGLPDRLYLLDTFSQAAFFIDIVVQFFVPYRDTQTYKFIVSPRLIAIRYLKSHFIFDLLACMPWDILYTASGKKEEVRYLLLIRLVRARKVLEFFSKLEKDIRVKYLFSRIIKLIAVELYCTHTAACIFYYLATTLPPVEEGYTWIGSLTLGDYSYSNFREIDLWKRYITSLYFAIVTMATVGYGDIHAVNLREMIFVMVYVSFDMVLGAYLIGNMTALIVKGSKTERYRDRMSDLIKFMDRNELDRDIRNQIKGHVRLQYDSSITDSAVIQDLPISIRAKISESLYRTYIEKVSLFRGCSSEFINHVVTRVQEEFFLPGEVIMEQGIVVDQLYFICHGSLEEVVICEDGSEEIVSNLKPHDSFGDVSILCNIPQPYTVQVCELCRLLRLDKQTFTNILEIYFLDGRKILNNLLEGKESDVRMRNMVTDITVHIGMQEAELALRVNSAAFNGDLSQIKSLIRSGADPNKKDYDGRSPLHLAAAKGHMDIAVFLIQNGVEVNMSDNFGNTPLLEAIKNANDDIASVLVKEGGSLKINDPGNFLCSCVARGDIDFIRRLLSNGIDPNSKDYDFRTPLHVATSQGSCLIAKLLVEAGASVLLKDRWGNTPLDEARSSGNKILIKLLEEARSLQLSEFPTCSQESTDKTPQRKCTVYPFQPWEPKDQKKLGIVLWVPESIDELIKTAADHLKLDVPPTSCIIITEDAGQISDVDMINDGQKLYLIITTQA from the exons ATGAGGAGCGAGATCGCGCGGCGGAGTACGACGGTGGAAGAGGCGGAGGAGAGGCGGAGGGAGTACAGAGTGGAGGATCTCCGGGATGGTGAGAGGTTGGGAAAACGACGGAACGTGTTCACATTGTTGGAGTGGGACTTGGGGCTGGACTCGACTCACAGAGGGTTCAACACAGACAAAGTGTTCGATGGCATCAAAGGCTTCTACATCCCCCCACAAAACAG ATGGTACCGGACATGGGAGAAAGTAATATTAGTATGGGCAATCTACTCTTCTTTCTTCACACCCATGGAGTTTGGCTTCTTCCGGGGCTTACCCGATCGCCTCTATCTATTAGACACATTCAGTCAAGCCGCTTTCTTCATCGACATCGTTGTTCAGTTCTTCGTTCCTTACCGAGACACCCAAACCTACAAGTTCATCGTTAGCCCACGACTCATCGCTATTCG GTACTTGAAATCTCATTTCATATTTGATTTACTCGCCTGTATGCCTTGGGACATACTTTATACG GCTTCTGGGAAAAAAGAAGAAGTGAGATACCTTTTACTAATACGATTAGTACGGGCACGTAAGGTTCTAGAATTCTTTTCCAAGTTAGAGAAGGACATACGGGTCAAGTATTTGTTTTCGAGGATTATAAAGCTTATTGCTGTTGAGCTCTACTGCACGCATACGGCTGCATGCATATTCTACTATCTGGCTACGACTCTGCCACCTGTCGAAGAAGGATACACGTGGATCGGGAGCTTAACACTTGGTGATTATAGCTACTCAAACTTCAGAGAAATCGATCTTTGGAAACGTTATATAACGTCGTTATATTTTGCAATTGTTACTATGGCAACAGTCG GCTATGGTGACATACATGCGGTCAACTTAAGAGAGATGATATTCGTTATGGTTTATGTCTCGTTTGACATGGTTCTTGGTGCTTATTTGATCGGTAACATGACAGCTTTAATCGTAAAAGGATCAAAAACAGAACGATATAGGGACCGAATGTCAGATCTTATCAAATTTATGGATAGAAATGAATTGGATCGAGACATACGCAATCAAATTAAAGGTCACGTGAGGCTGCAATACGACAGCAGTATTACTGATTCTGCCGTTATTCAAGACCTTCCAATCTCTATTCGCGCCAAG ATATCGGAAAGTCTCTACAGGACGTACATCGAAAAGGTTTCGCTTTTCAGGGGGTGTTCTTCGGAATTTATCAATCATGTTGTAACTAGAGTGCAAGAAGAGTTCTTTCTTCCTGGTGAAGTAATCATGGAGCAAGGGATTGTTGTTGATCAGCTTTATTTCATCTGTCATGGCAGCCTG GAAGAAGTTGTAATATGTGAAGATGGATCCGAAGAGATAGTATCAAATCTAAAACCTCATGACTCGTTTGGTGATGTTTCGATTCTATGTAACATTCCACAACCATACACAGTTCAAGTTTGTGAACTTTGTCGACTTTTGCGGCTTGATAAACAAACCTTCACTAATATTCTTGAAATATATTTTCTTGATGGAAGGAAGATTTTAAACAATCTACTAGAG GGTAAAGAAAGTGACGTTCGAATGAGGAATATGGTGACGGATATCACAGTTCATATCGGAATGCAAGAAGCAGAACTTGCACTAAGGGTCAACAGTGCAGCGTTTAATGGAGACTTGTCTCAGATAAAAAGCTTAATTCGATCCGGTGCTGACCCGAACAAGAAAGATTATGACGGAAGGTCACCCCTG CATCTCGCTGCAGCAAAAGGACACATGGATATTGCGGTTTTCCTAATTCAAAACGGTGTAGAGGTTAACATGTCAG ATAACTTTGGAAACACGCCGTTGTTAGAAGCGATCAAGAACGCGAATGATGACATTGCATCTGTCCTAGTAAAAGAAGGGGGGTCGTTAAAGATAAACGACCCTGGCAACTTCTTGTGTTCATGTGTGGCGAGAGGGGACATAGATTTCATCAGGCGGCTTTTATCAAACGGAATTGACCCGAATTCTAAAGACTACGATTTTAGAACTCCACTTCACGTTGCCACGTCACAAGGATCGTGTTTAATAGCAAAGCTGCTAGTTGAAGCTGGAGCTAGTGTTCTATTGAAGGACAG ATGGGGTAACACTCCCCTTGATGAAGCAAGATCATCTGGAAACAAGATACTGATAAAGCTATTGGAAGAAGCCAGATCTTTGCAGTTGTCGGAATTCCCTACATGCTCTCAAGAATCAACAG ATAAAACGCCCCAAAGAAAATGTACTGTATACCCGTTTCAGCCATGGGAACCAAAGGATCAAAAGAAGTTGGGGATTGTATTATGGGTTCCGGAATCCATCGATGAACTCATCAAAACGGCAGCAGATCACTTAAAGTTGGACGTTCCTCCCACTTCTTGCATCATAATAACAGAAGATGCAGGTCAAATTTCTGATGTGGATATGATTAATGATGGACAAAAACTCTACTTAATAATTACTACTCAAGCATGA
- the LOC110909284 gene encoding uncharacterized protein LOC110909284 isoform X2 has protein sequence MASKNNLSGCFNTLTKNGLDWYIERYAIPASLHPVLPKKDNPIFPFPPGKIGVYTRLFDYCNYRLPLTKFLVGVLTFHEVHITQMNPFGLAKVCHFELSCRGLGSEPDLDVFRAFYKLNRSGNWYTFEVRDKDSCCYTWITTSIKDWKERFFYVDDRCVPEFMVWRTKKMKLPSSLPKDFDFNRTLYAALIKEAGRIQSYPEHILVMGRISTIWSELAWYPTLRWDGEVMGLREALRLKSFDSKELELRATRTPKSDPPYLTVVNDNLYQIREPEALDDRGGLNVQGSAGPNPSAPIGNVTAAQIVTATGSGEGKGKGGASIGSKGSGSKFIIEDEGIHLSVGDEGERAENLEGGDDGDEEDENEGGEPHITLKRKRASSKSGPKLKQKKTKLDLKTITLDDDDDQVTGFSAAGGVLENLDAHLHEGRTPRDHPQNIPSSPLSFGGGGIKVVTDVRTSDPKRIEPSPSGSGGIEDMDSARALEKYIPEWSLTNKDRIVDALSAKMALFHFGTPAEHSHYRKMSGPELGNALMVNQAQSNSLVVETYKRWIESESNCNKLRREVANLEKEDNIRSKTKQELNSLRAQVDRLKEQNLEAKEVNKSSQASAAAAYEARDKALQDLEIFKSKVDDLEKKLTGVEMKHAAELKEMQASHDQLLADYHRLSDAKGEIERARDREIESHKTTIDEARGMLIRCERDMIEAYAELSELKLTKQWFLTDGVAWVVKLVHQSPELEKVVSDLVNSVNAVGANEGIKQGFKAAQNLVGSAEEVPGYDAGAQSALDAAVKAFDELNISVLDKVADLLDEPLSVIQQRSKLPIVGDDDNIAHV, from the exons ATGGCGTCGAAAAACAACTTGTCCGGTTGTTTTAATACTTTAACTAAAAATGGTTTAGATTGGTATATAGAAAGGTATGCAATCCCTGCATCTCTGCACCCTGTCCTCCCTAAAAAGGATAACCCTATTTTTCCGTTTCCTCCGGGGAAGATTGGGGTGTACACGCGCTTATTTGATTATTGTAACTACCGCCTCCCTCTGACGAAGTTCTTGGTCGGGGTTCTCACGTTTCACGAGGTGCATATTACTCAGATGAACCCTTTTGGCCTTGCCAAGGTGTGTCATTTTGAGCTGTCTTGTCGTGGCTTAGGATCCGAACCGGACTTGGATGTGTTCCGGGCTTTTTACAAGTTGAATCGGTCCGGTAACTGGTATACCTTTGAGGTCAGAGATAAGGACTCCTGCTGCTATACATGGATTACTACTAGTATAAAGGACTGGAAAGAACGATTCTTCTACGTTGATGACCGATGCGTTCCGGAGTTCATGGTTTGGAGGACTAAGAAGATGAAACTCCCGTCTTCTCTCCCTAAGGACTTCGATTTTAATAGGACCTTATATGCAGCCTTGATTAAGGAAGCAGGTCGCATTCAAAGTTATCCGGAACACATTCTTGTTATGGGACGGATCAGCACGATTTGGTCCGAGCTGGCGTGGTATCCTACCCTTAGGTGGGACGGAGAGG TTATGGGTTTGAGAGAGGCGTTAAGGTTGAAGTCCTTTGACTCCAAAGAGCTTGAGCTTCGCGCTACGAGGACACCGAAGAGCGATCCTCCGTATCTAACCGTGGTGAACGATAATCTTTATCAGATTCGGGAGCCGGAAGCTCTGGATGATCGAGGAGGTTTAAACGTCCAAGGGAGTGCGGGCCCGAACCCTTCGGCTCCAATAGGGAATGTTACTGCGGCTCAGATTGTGACGGCAACTGGCAGCGGTGAGGGTAAAGGAAAAGGAGGTGCTTCGATCGGGTCAAAAGGATCGGGCTCTAAGTTTATAATTGAGGATGAAGGAATTCATTTATCGGTGGGAGACGAAGGAGAGCGTGCCGAGAACTTGGAGGGGggcgatgatggtgatgaagaggATGAGAATGAAGGTGGGGAGCCTCATATTACTTTAAAAAGGAAGAGGGCTTCGTCTAAATCTGGTCCGAAGCTTAAGCAGAAGAAAACGAAGTTAGATCTTAAAACTATTACtctggatgatgatgatgaccaaGTTACTGGGTTTTCTGCCGCTGGGGGTGTGTTAGAAAATTTGGATGCTCATCTTCATGAGGGTCGTACCCCCAGGGACCATCCGCAAAACATTCCGTCTAGTCCATTGTCCTTTGGAGGAGGAGGCATTAAAGTTGTTACTGATGTTCGTACCTCCGATCCTAAAAGAATCGAACCGTCTCCTTCGG GTTCGGGCGGCATTGAGGATATGGATTCGGCTAGGGCATTGGAGAAGTATATCCCGGAGTGGTCATTGACGAACAAGGATCGGATAGTGGACGCTTTATCGGCGAAGATGGCACTGTTCCATTTTGGGACTCCAGCGGAACATTCTCATTATCGGAAGATGAGTGGCCCGGAACTTGGAAACGCCCTTATGGTGAATCAGGCACAGTCTAACTCATTGGTGGTGGAAACGTATAAACGTTGGATTGAATCGGAGTCAAATTGCAACAAGCTTCGACGTGAGGTTGCTAACTTGGAAAAAGAAGATAACATCCGTTCGAAAACGAAACAGGAATTGAATTCTCTTCGAGCTCAGGTTGATCGTTTGAAAGAGCAAAATTTAGAGGCCAAGGAGGTTAACAAGTCGTCCCAAGCGTCGGCTGCGGCCGCTTACGAGGCTCGAGATAAAGCTCTTCAGGATTTGGAGATTTTTAAGTCGAAAGTTGATGATTTGGAGAAAAAGTTAACCGGTGTAGAGATGAAGCATGCAGCCGAGCTTAAAGAAATGCAGGCGTCTCATGACCAACTTCTGGCTGACTACCACCGTTTATCTGATG CTAAAGGCGAAATTGAGAGAGCTCGCGACAGGGAGATCGAATCGCACAAGACAACAATTGATGAAGCTAGAGGAATGTTGATCCGGTGCGAGCGTGATATGATTGAAGCATACGCGGAACTGTCGGAGCTGAAACTTACCAAGCAATGGTTTCTGACAGATGGGGTCGCATGGGTTGTTAAGCTGGTGCATCAGAGCCCCGAATTAGAGAAGGTGGTTTCTGATCTTGTCAACAGTGTTAATGCAGTTGGGGCGAATGAGGGGATAAAACAGGGTTTTAAGGCCGCGCAGAATCTAGTTGGCTCTGCGGAAGAGGTTCCAGGTTATGATGCTGGAGCTCAGAGTGCCCTAGACGCTGCGGTGAAAGCTTTCGATGAGCTTAATATCTCTGTTCTCGACAAGGTGGCTGACTTGTTAGATGAGCCCCTATCGGTTATTCAACAAAGAAGTAAACTTCCCATTGTTGGAGATGATGATAATATAGCTCATGTTTAA
- the LOC110909285 gene encoding potassium channel SKOR isoform X1, giving the protein MRSEIARRSTTVEEAEERRREYRVEDLRDGERLGKRRNVFTLLEWDLGLDSTHRGFNTDKVFDGIKGFYIPPQNRWYRTWEKVILVWAIYSSFFTPMEFGFFRGLPDRLYLLDTFSQAAFFIDIVVQFFVPYRDTQTYKFIVSPRLIAIRYLKSHFIFDLLACMPWDILYTASGKKEEVRYLLLIRLVRARKVLEFFSKLEKDIRVKYLFSRIIKLIAVELYCTHTAACIFYYLATTLPPVEEGYTWIGSLTLGDYSYSNFREIDLWKRYITSLYFAIVTMATVGYGDIHAVNLREMIFVMVYVSFDMVLGAYLIGNMTALIVKGSKTERYRDRMSDLIKFMDRNELDRDIRNQIKGHVRLQYDSSITDSAVIQDLPISIRAKISESLYRTYIEKVSLFRGCSSEFINHVVTRVQEEFFLPGEVIMEQGIVVDQLYFICHGSLEEVVICEDGSEEIVSNLKPHDSFGDVSILCNIPQPYTVQVCELCRLLRLDKQTFTNILEIYFLDGRKILNNLLEGKESDVRMRNMVTDITVHIGMQEAELALRVNSAAFNGDLSQIKSLIRSGADPNKKDYDGRSPLHLAAAKGHMDIAVFLIQNGVEVNMSDNFGNTPLLEAIKNANDDIASVLVKEGGSLKINDPGNFLCSCVARGDIDFIRRLLSNGIDPNSKDYDFRTPLHVATSQGSCLIAKLLVEAGASVLLKDRWGNTPLDEARSSGNKILIKLLEEARSLQLSEFPTCSQESTVTDKTPQRKCTVYPFQPWEPKDQKKLGIVLWVPESIDELIKTAADHLKLDVPPTSCIIITEDAGQISDVDMINDGQKLYLIITTQA; this is encoded by the exons ATGAGGAGCGAGATCGCGCGGCGGAGTACGACGGTGGAAGAGGCGGAGGAGAGGCGGAGGGAGTACAGAGTGGAGGATCTCCGGGATGGTGAGAGGTTGGGAAAACGACGGAACGTGTTCACATTGTTGGAGTGGGACTTGGGGCTGGACTCGACTCACAGAGGGTTCAACACAGACAAAGTGTTCGATGGCATCAAAGGCTTCTACATCCCCCCACAAAACAG ATGGTACCGGACATGGGAGAAAGTAATATTAGTATGGGCAATCTACTCTTCTTTCTTCACACCCATGGAGTTTGGCTTCTTCCGGGGCTTACCCGATCGCCTCTATCTATTAGACACATTCAGTCAAGCCGCTTTCTTCATCGACATCGTTGTTCAGTTCTTCGTTCCTTACCGAGACACCCAAACCTACAAGTTCATCGTTAGCCCACGACTCATCGCTATTCG GTACTTGAAATCTCATTTCATATTTGATTTACTCGCCTGTATGCCTTGGGACATACTTTATACG GCTTCTGGGAAAAAAGAAGAAGTGAGATACCTTTTACTAATACGATTAGTACGGGCACGTAAGGTTCTAGAATTCTTTTCCAAGTTAGAGAAGGACATACGGGTCAAGTATTTGTTTTCGAGGATTATAAAGCTTATTGCTGTTGAGCTCTACTGCACGCATACGGCTGCATGCATATTCTACTATCTGGCTACGACTCTGCCACCTGTCGAAGAAGGATACACGTGGATCGGGAGCTTAACACTTGGTGATTATAGCTACTCAAACTTCAGAGAAATCGATCTTTGGAAACGTTATATAACGTCGTTATATTTTGCAATTGTTACTATGGCAACAGTCG GCTATGGTGACATACATGCGGTCAACTTAAGAGAGATGATATTCGTTATGGTTTATGTCTCGTTTGACATGGTTCTTGGTGCTTATTTGATCGGTAACATGACAGCTTTAATCGTAAAAGGATCAAAAACAGAACGATATAGGGACCGAATGTCAGATCTTATCAAATTTATGGATAGAAATGAATTGGATCGAGACATACGCAATCAAATTAAAGGTCACGTGAGGCTGCAATACGACAGCAGTATTACTGATTCTGCCGTTATTCAAGACCTTCCAATCTCTATTCGCGCCAAG ATATCGGAAAGTCTCTACAGGACGTACATCGAAAAGGTTTCGCTTTTCAGGGGGTGTTCTTCGGAATTTATCAATCATGTTGTAACTAGAGTGCAAGAAGAGTTCTTTCTTCCTGGTGAAGTAATCATGGAGCAAGGGATTGTTGTTGATCAGCTTTATTTCATCTGTCATGGCAGCCTG GAAGAAGTTGTAATATGTGAAGATGGATCCGAAGAGATAGTATCAAATCTAAAACCTCATGACTCGTTTGGTGATGTTTCGATTCTATGTAACATTCCACAACCATACACAGTTCAAGTTTGTGAACTTTGTCGACTTTTGCGGCTTGATAAACAAACCTTCACTAATATTCTTGAAATATATTTTCTTGATGGAAGGAAGATTTTAAACAATCTACTAGAG GGTAAAGAAAGTGACGTTCGAATGAGGAATATGGTGACGGATATCACAGTTCATATCGGAATGCAAGAAGCAGAACTTGCACTAAGGGTCAACAGTGCAGCGTTTAATGGAGACTTGTCTCAGATAAAAAGCTTAATTCGATCCGGTGCTGACCCGAACAAGAAAGATTATGACGGAAGGTCACCCCTG CATCTCGCTGCAGCAAAAGGACACATGGATATTGCGGTTTTCCTAATTCAAAACGGTGTAGAGGTTAACATGTCAG ATAACTTTGGAAACACGCCGTTGTTAGAAGCGATCAAGAACGCGAATGATGACATTGCATCTGTCCTAGTAAAAGAAGGGGGGTCGTTAAAGATAAACGACCCTGGCAACTTCTTGTGTTCATGTGTGGCGAGAGGGGACATAGATTTCATCAGGCGGCTTTTATCAAACGGAATTGACCCGAATTCTAAAGACTACGATTTTAGAACTCCACTTCACGTTGCCACGTCACAAGGATCGTGTTTAATAGCAAAGCTGCTAGTTGAAGCTGGAGCTAGTGTTCTATTGAAGGACAG ATGGGGTAACACTCCCCTTGATGAAGCAAGATCATCTGGAAACAAGATACTGATAAAGCTATTGGAAGAAGCCAGATCTTTGCAGTTGTCGGAATTCCCTACATGCTCTCAAGAATCAACAG TCACAGATAAAACGCCCCAAAGAAAATGTACTGTATACCCGTTTCAGCCATGGGAACCAAAGGATCAAAAGAAGTTGGGGATTGTATTATGGGTTCCGGAATCCATCGATGAACTCATCAAAACGGCAGCAGATCACTTAAAGTTGGACGTTCCTCCCACTTCTTGCATCATAATAACAGAAGATGCAGGTCAAATTTCTGATGTGGATATGATTAATGATGGACAAAAACTCTACTTAATAATTACTACTCAAGCATGA
- the LOC110909284 gene encoding uncharacterized protein LOC110909284 isoform X1, which produces MASKNNLSGCFNTLTKNGLDWYIERYAIPASLHPVLPKKDNPIFPFPPGKIGVYTRLFDYCNYRLPLTKFLVGVLTFHEVHITQMNPFGLAKVCHFELSCRGLGSEPDLDVFRAFYKLNRSGNWYTFEVRDKDSCCYTWITTSIKDWKERFFYVDDRCVPEFMVWRTKKMKLPSSLPKDFDFNRTLYAALIKEAGRIQSYPEHILVMGRISTIWSELAWYPTLRWDGEVMGLREALRLKSFDSKELELRATRTPKSDPPYLTVVNDNLYQIREPEALDDRGGLNVQGSAGPNPSAPIGNVTAAQIVTATGSGEGKGKGGASIGSKGSGSKFIIEDEGIHLSVGDEGERAENLEGGDDGDEEDENEGGEPHITLKRKRASSKSGPKLKQKKTKLDLKTITLDDDDDQVTGFSAAGGVLENLDAHLHEGRTPRDHPQNIPSSPLSFGGGGIKVVTDVRTSDPKRIEPSPSGKFTTGVASNVSRPSPKPVDGGDSASSSPLWFNTEAVFLSRELGSGGIEDMDSARALEKYIPEWSLTNKDRIVDALSAKMALFHFGTPAEHSHYRKMSGPELGNALMVNQAQSNSLVVETYKRWIESESNCNKLRREVANLEKEDNIRSKTKQELNSLRAQVDRLKEQNLEAKEVNKSSQASAAAAYEARDKALQDLEIFKSKVDDLEKKLTGVEMKHAAELKEMQASHDQLLADYHRLSDAKGEIERARDREIESHKTTIDEARGMLIRCERDMIEAYAELSELKLTKQWFLTDGVAWVVKLVHQSPELEKVVSDLVNSVNAVGANEGIKQGFKAAQNLVGSAEEVPGYDAGAQSALDAAVKAFDELNISVLDKVADLLDEPLSVIQQRSKLPIVGDDDNIAHV; this is translated from the exons ATGGCGTCGAAAAACAACTTGTCCGGTTGTTTTAATACTTTAACTAAAAATGGTTTAGATTGGTATATAGAAAGGTATGCAATCCCTGCATCTCTGCACCCTGTCCTCCCTAAAAAGGATAACCCTATTTTTCCGTTTCCTCCGGGGAAGATTGGGGTGTACACGCGCTTATTTGATTATTGTAACTACCGCCTCCCTCTGACGAAGTTCTTGGTCGGGGTTCTCACGTTTCACGAGGTGCATATTACTCAGATGAACCCTTTTGGCCTTGCCAAGGTGTGTCATTTTGAGCTGTCTTGTCGTGGCTTAGGATCCGAACCGGACTTGGATGTGTTCCGGGCTTTTTACAAGTTGAATCGGTCCGGTAACTGGTATACCTTTGAGGTCAGAGATAAGGACTCCTGCTGCTATACATGGATTACTACTAGTATAAAGGACTGGAAAGAACGATTCTTCTACGTTGATGACCGATGCGTTCCGGAGTTCATGGTTTGGAGGACTAAGAAGATGAAACTCCCGTCTTCTCTCCCTAAGGACTTCGATTTTAATAGGACCTTATATGCAGCCTTGATTAAGGAAGCAGGTCGCATTCAAAGTTATCCGGAACACATTCTTGTTATGGGACGGATCAGCACGATTTGGTCCGAGCTGGCGTGGTATCCTACCCTTAGGTGGGACGGAGAGG TTATGGGTTTGAGAGAGGCGTTAAGGTTGAAGTCCTTTGACTCCAAAGAGCTTGAGCTTCGCGCTACGAGGACACCGAAGAGCGATCCTCCGTATCTAACCGTGGTGAACGATAATCTTTATCAGATTCGGGAGCCGGAAGCTCTGGATGATCGAGGAGGTTTAAACGTCCAAGGGAGTGCGGGCCCGAACCCTTCGGCTCCAATAGGGAATGTTACTGCGGCTCAGATTGTGACGGCAACTGGCAGCGGTGAGGGTAAAGGAAAAGGAGGTGCTTCGATCGGGTCAAAAGGATCGGGCTCTAAGTTTATAATTGAGGATGAAGGAATTCATTTATCGGTGGGAGACGAAGGAGAGCGTGCCGAGAACTTGGAGGGGggcgatgatggtgatgaagaggATGAGAATGAAGGTGGGGAGCCTCATATTACTTTAAAAAGGAAGAGGGCTTCGTCTAAATCTGGTCCGAAGCTTAAGCAGAAGAAAACGAAGTTAGATCTTAAAACTATTACtctggatgatgatgatgaccaaGTTACTGGGTTTTCTGCCGCTGGGGGTGTGTTAGAAAATTTGGATGCTCATCTTCATGAGGGTCGTACCCCCAGGGACCATCCGCAAAACATTCCGTCTAGTCCATTGTCCTTTGGAGGAGGAGGCATTAAAGTTGTTACTGATGTTCGTACCTCCGATCCTAAAAGAATCGAACCGTCTCCTTCGGGTAAGTTTACCACGGGGGTTGCCTCTAACGTGTCAAGGCCGAGTCCCAAACCTGTTGATGGTGGGGACAGTGCCTCTTCGTCCCCTTTATGGTTTAACACTGAAGCTGTTTTCTTATCACGGGAGTTAGGTTCGGGCGGCATTGAGGATATGGATTCGGCTAGGGCATTGGAGAAGTATATCCCGGAGTGGTCATTGACGAACAAGGATCGGATAGTGGACGCTTTATCGGCGAAGATGGCACTGTTCCATTTTGGGACTCCAGCGGAACATTCTCATTATCGGAAGATGAGTGGCCCGGAACTTGGAAACGCCCTTATGGTGAATCAGGCACAGTCTAACTCATTGGTGGTGGAAACGTATAAACGTTGGATTGAATCGGAGTCAAATTGCAACAAGCTTCGACGTGAGGTTGCTAACTTGGAAAAAGAAGATAACATCCGTTCGAAAACGAAACAGGAATTGAATTCTCTTCGAGCTCAGGTTGATCGTTTGAAAGAGCAAAATTTAGAGGCCAAGGAGGTTAACAAGTCGTCCCAAGCGTCGGCTGCGGCCGCTTACGAGGCTCGAGATAAAGCTCTTCAGGATTTGGAGATTTTTAAGTCGAAAGTTGATGATTTGGAGAAAAAGTTAACCGGTGTAGAGATGAAGCATGCAGCCGAGCTTAAAGAAATGCAGGCGTCTCATGACCAACTTCTGGCTGACTACCACCGTTTATCTGATG CTAAAGGCGAAATTGAGAGAGCTCGCGACAGGGAGATCGAATCGCACAAGACAACAATTGATGAAGCTAGAGGAATGTTGATCCGGTGCGAGCGTGATATGATTGAAGCATACGCGGAACTGTCGGAGCTGAAACTTACCAAGCAATGGTTTCTGACAGATGGGGTCGCATGGGTTGTTAAGCTGGTGCATCAGAGCCCCGAATTAGAGAAGGTGGTTTCTGATCTTGTCAACAGTGTTAATGCAGTTGGGGCGAATGAGGGGATAAAACAGGGTTTTAAGGCCGCGCAGAATCTAGTTGGCTCTGCGGAAGAGGTTCCAGGTTATGATGCTGGAGCTCAGAGTGCCCTAGACGCTGCGGTGAAAGCTTTCGATGAGCTTAATATCTCTGTTCTCGACAAGGTGGCTGACTTGTTAGATGAGCCCCTATCGGTTATTCAACAAAGAAGTAAACTTCCCATTGTTGGAGATGATGATAATATAGCTCATGTTTAA